The following proteins are encoded in a genomic region of Sneathiella marina:
- the folE gene encoding GTP cyclohydrolase I FolE, translated as MNEHYKPTASQDEKPAKEEVEEAIRTLIRWAGDDPDREGLVGTPDRVARSYLEFFAGYNEDPDAYLARTFEEVNGYDEMVVLKDIRVESYCEHHMVPIIGVAHVAYMPNSRVVGISKLARVVDAYSKRLQIQEKLTRQIAETIDRTLSPKGVAVIIESAHQCMTTRGVHKDGVTMVTSTMLGTFRKSDITRRELLAFIGKS; from the coding sequence ATGAATGAACATTACAAGCCTACCGCATCACAGGATGAAAAGCCTGCGAAGGAAGAAGTTGAAGAAGCAATCCGCACGCTTATCCGATGGGCGGGAGATGACCCCGACCGTGAAGGCCTGGTCGGCACACCGGATCGCGTCGCCCGATCTTACCTCGAGTTCTTCGCCGGCTATAACGAAGATCCCGATGCCTATTTGGCCCGCACCTTTGAAGAAGTGAACGGCTATGATGAAATGGTCGTGCTCAAGGATATTCGCGTTGAAAGCTATTGCGAGCATCATATGGTGCCCATAATTGGAGTAGCCCATGTCGCCTATATGCCGAACAGCCGTGTTGTCGGCATCTCAAAATTGGCGCGTGTGGTGGACGCCTATAGCAAGCGTCTGCAGATCCAGGAAAAGCTGACCCGCCAAATCGCCGAGACGATTGACCGGACCCTGAGCCCAAAGGGTGTCGCCGTCATAATCGAGAGTGCCCATCAATGCATGACAACACGGGGAGTTCATAAAGACGGCGTGACAATGGTCACCAGCACCATGCTTGGCACGTTCAGAAAATCGGATATCACACGCCGTGAGCTGCTCGCCTTTATAGGTAAAAGCTAA
- the metZ gene encoding O-succinylhomoserine sulfhydrylase: MTNQHDTQKHRIDAARTATKLVRGGTKRSLFNETSEAIFMNSGFVYDSAEQAAGRFKGENDGFIYSRYANPTLTMFEERMILLEGAEAARGTASGMAAVNAALLSQLKTGDHVVAAKALFGSCLYIIETILPRFGIDITLVDGTDIDQWKQAITQKTASVFFETPSNPTLDLVDIAAVSDIAHAAGAKVIIDNVFATPILQKPLELGADIVVYSATKHIDGQGRCLGGIVLADEEFVEETLAPFLKHTGPALSPFNAWNMLKGLETLELRVDRQCDNAEKIADFLGDHPAVKRVIYPGREDHPQAALAKQQMSRGSTLISVEIDGNQQTTFDVLNRLSIIDISNNLGDAKSLITHPSTTTHSSVDDETKAELGISESLLRLSVGLEDVNDLIDDLGYALSKQST, translated from the coding sequence ATGACAAACCAGCACGATACGCAAAAACACCGTATAGACGCTGCCAGAACCGCAACAAAGCTGGTTCGCGGCGGCACGAAGCGATCCCTCTTCAATGAAACCTCCGAAGCCATCTTCATGAATTCCGGCTTCGTCTATGACAGCGCCGAACAGGCGGCAGGGCGGTTTAAAGGCGAAAATGACGGGTTTATTTATTCCCGCTATGCCAATCCGACCCTGACCATGTTCGAGGAGAGGATGATTCTCCTGGAAGGCGCCGAAGCCGCGCGCGGGACGGCAAGCGGTATGGCCGCTGTCAATGCCGCGCTGCTGTCGCAACTGAAAACCGGCGATCATGTGGTCGCGGCGAAAGCCCTGTTCGGGTCCTGCCTGTACATCATCGAGACCATCCTGCCGCGCTTTGGCATTGATATTACGCTTGTTGACGGCACGGATATTGATCAATGGAAGCAGGCCATCACCCAAAAGACGGCCAGCGTTTTCTTTGAAACCCCGTCCAACCCGACCCTCGACCTTGTCGATATTGCAGCGGTTTCGGACATTGCCCATGCCGCCGGCGCCAAAGTCATCATCGATAATGTTTTTGCCACCCCCATCTTACAGAAGCCGCTGGAGCTGGGGGCGGATATCGTTGTTTATTCCGCGACAAAGCATATCGACGGGCAAGGGCGCTGCCTGGGCGGTATCGTCCTGGCGGATGAAGAGTTTGTGGAAGAGACATTGGCCCCCTTCTTGAAGCATACGGGGCCGGCCCTCAGCCCGTTCAATGCCTGGAACATGTTGAAGGGACTGGAAACCCTTGAACTGCGGGTTGACCGTCAATGTGACAACGCCGAAAAAATCGCAGATTTCCTGGGCGATCACCCCGCCGTCAAACGGGTCATCTATCCCGGACGCGAAGATCATCCGCAGGCAGCCCTGGCAAAGCAGCAAATGTCCCGCGGCAGCACCTTGATCAGTGTCGAGATTGACGGTAACCAGCAAACAACATTCGATGTTCTTAACCGCTTGTCCATCATCGATATCAGCAACAATCTGGGCGATGCGAAATCCCTGATTACCCATCCATCGACCACCACCCATTCCAGTGTCGATGACGAGACCAAGGCAGAGCTTGGCATTTCAGAAAGCCTGTTGAGGCTGTCCGTCGGCCTTGAAGATGTCAACGACCTGATTGATGATCTGGGCTACGCGTTAAGTAAACAGAGTACGTAA
- a CDS encoding TrkH family potassium uptake protein gives MINIRIILSIIGLLLVILGLAMLIPVIVDLAVGNRDWQVFFASATVALFVGGGLFLSNRGTGGDFGIRQAFILTTVAWIAIPAFAALPLTFSELNISYTDAFFEAMSGLTTTGSTILTGLDDAPPGILLWRALLQWLGGIGIIVMAIAILPLLSVGGMQLFRMEASDASAEKAMPRLTEIVKMIAFIYLALSVICAICLWAAGMTVFEAIAHTMTTISTAGFSTSDGSIGYFNSPLIESILVVFMIMGALPFLMYMHLMLGKPGSFLKDSQIRWFLSILLIGILAMVLWQMTEENLGFWLALRYATFNVTSVITGTGYATTDYNAWGGFAVTAFFFFMFIGGCAGSTSCGIKVFRYQILIETVRCQLMQLIRPNGIYKPRYNGRPLAEDAISAVMSYIFLFLLTFAVLTVCLSLTGLDFITAISSAGTSIANVGPGLGEIVGPSGSFKPLPDSAKWLMALGMLLGRLELFTVLVLFSSRFWQR, from the coding sequence GTGATTAATATACGCATTATCCTGTCCATTATCGGACTTTTGCTGGTCATTCTGGGGCTGGCAATGCTGATCCCTGTGATTGTCGATCTTGCCGTGGGAAATCGCGATTGGCAGGTGTTTTTTGCGTCCGCAACCGTTGCCCTTTTTGTCGGCGGCGGCCTGTTTCTTTCCAACCGCGGTACGGGGGGGGATTTTGGAATCCGGCAGGCCTTTATCCTCACCACGGTTGCCTGGATCGCCATCCCGGCATTTGCCGCCCTGCCGCTGACATTCAGCGAATTGAATATCTCCTATACCGATGCTTTTTTCGAGGCCATGTCCGGGCTGACGACCACCGGCTCGACGATCCTGACCGGACTGGATGATGCCCCACCCGGCATCTTACTTTGGCGCGCCTTGCTGCAATGGCTTGGTGGTATCGGGATCATCGTCATGGCCATCGCCATCCTGCCGCTTCTCAGCGTTGGCGGGATGCAGCTTTTCCGCATGGAAGCATCTGATGCCTCGGCAGAGAAAGCCATGCCGCGGTTGACGGAAATTGTTAAAATGATCGCCTTTATCTATCTCGCCTTGAGCGTCATATGCGCAATTTGCCTGTGGGCTGCCGGGATGACGGTGTTCGAAGCGATCGCCCATACCATGACAACCATTTCAACGGCCGGATTTTCAACCTCGGATGGCTCTATCGGTTATTTCAACAGCCCGCTAATCGAAAGCATCCTCGTCGTCTTTATGATCATGGGCGCCCTTCCCTTCCTGATGTATATGCATCTGATGCTGGGCAAGCCCGGCAGCTTCCTCAAAGACAGCCAGATTCGCTGGTTCCTCAGCATCCTCCTGATTGGAATTCTTGCCATGGTTCTGTGGCAAATGACCGAGGAAAATCTGGGATTTTGGCTGGCATTACGCTATGCGACTTTCAATGTAACCTCGGTCATCACCGGGACCGGCTACGCAACAACCGATTACAACGCCTGGGGCGGTTTTGCCGTCACTGCCTTTTTCTTCTTCATGTTTATCGGCGGCTGTGCGGGATCGACATCCTGCGGGATCAAGGTGTTTCGCTATCAGATCCTTATTGAGACCGTTCGTTGCCAGCTCATGCAACTGATCCGGCCCAATGGCATATACAAGCCACGGTACAATGGCAGGCCGCTGGCTGAGGATGCCATCAGCGCCGTCATGAGCTATATATTCCTTTTCCTGCTGACCTTCGCCGTGTTAACGGTTTGCCTGAGCCTGACCGGGCTGGATTTCATAACGGCCATTTCCAGTGCCGGCACCTCCATCGCCAATGTCGGACCGGGACTGGGGGAGATTGTCGGTCCCTCCGGATCGTTCAAGCCCCTGCCCGATAGCGCGAAATGGCTTATGGCACTTGGCATGTTACTGGGGCGGCTGGAATTATTTACGGTTCTCGTTCTCTTCTCTAGTCGTTTCTGGCAGCGTTAG
- the apaG gene encoding Co2+/Mg2+ efflux protein ApaG produces MDKTNAYIKTTKDIAVSVVPIYLVDRSVPEDGFFVWAYKICIENNGICTVTLRNRHWKITDAEGNTEVVDGEGVVGEQPILAPGQSYEYTSGTPLPTPSGIMVGSYEMESDEGTMFAVDIPAFSLDSPHESSPLH; encoded by the coding sequence ATGGATAAAACCAACGCATATATAAAAACAACCAAGGACATTGCGGTTTCGGTCGTGCCAATATATCTGGTGGACCGGTCCGTTCCTGAAGATGGGTTTTTTGTGTGGGCATATAAAATTTGCATAGAAAACAACGGCATATGCACGGTTACCCTGCGCAACAGGCATTGGAAAATTACCGATGCCGAGGGAAATACAGAAGTTGTGGATGGTGAAGGTGTTGTCGGGGAGCAGCCAATTCTTGCCCCCGGGCAATCATATGAATACACCAGCGGGACCCCTCTTCCAACGCCCTCGGGTATTATGGTAGGGTCCTATGAAATGGAATCTGACGAAGGAACCATGTTCGCTGTCGATATCCCGGCCTTTTCGCTGGACAGCCCGCATGAATCCTCTCCGCTCCACTAA
- a CDS encoding NAD-dependent succinate-semialdehyde dehydrogenase — MVEMDPLSNRLEDPSLLLSSAFIGGIWHTRSSANKTFDVVNPSTGKVLATLPDMGIKETRTAIDIAHRAQIDWAGRTGKERAGILRNWFDLMVSNADDLGAILTAEMGKPLTEAVGEILYGASFIEWFAEEAKRVYGDVIPGHQPDKRIVVLKQPVGVVASITPWNFPNAMIARKVGPALAVGCAFVAKPAQQTPLSALAMALLAERAGVPSGLFSVIPSTSSSKIGQEFCANEKIRKLTFTGSTEVGRILMRQSADQIMKTSMELGGNAPFIVFDDADLDAAVEGAMISKYRNNGQTCVCANRIYVQAGVYEAFAEKLVTAVEKIKVGDGYTEGVTAGPLIDEAALVKVRALVADAASKGARIVTGGARHALGGTFYQPTVLTNITPDMALAQEEIFGPVAPLFKFDTVEDVINQANDTIFGLASYFYARDLSKVWQVAEALEYGMVGVNTGLISTEVAPFGGVKQSGQGREGSKYGTEDYLEMKYICMGDI, encoded by the coding sequence ATGGTTGAAATGGACCCGCTATCGAACCGCCTGGAGGACCCGTCCTTGCTTCTAAGCAGCGCCTTCATAGGCGGTATATGGCACACCCGTTCCTCGGCGAACAAGACATTTGATGTGGTCAATCCATCAACGGGGAAGGTGCTTGCGACGCTTCCCGATATGGGTATCAAGGAAACAAGGACAGCAATCGACATTGCCCATAGAGCCCAGATCGACTGGGCCGGGAGAACCGGCAAGGAGCGTGCGGGCATATTACGAAACTGGTTCGACCTGATGGTCTCCAATGCGGATGACCTGGGCGCCATCTTGACGGCGGAAATGGGAAAGCCACTGACCGAAGCCGTTGGCGAAATACTGTATGGCGCCAGCTTCATAGAATGGTTCGCTGAAGAAGCAAAACGGGTTTATGGTGATGTCATACCCGGCCATCAACCTGACAAGCGAATTGTCGTCTTGAAACAACCTGTCGGCGTGGTCGCGTCAATCACCCCCTGGAATTTTCCCAATGCAATGATTGCCCGTAAAGTTGGTCCGGCGCTTGCCGTCGGATGCGCCTTCGTTGCCAAACCCGCCCAGCAAACCCCCTTGTCTGCGCTGGCGATGGCCTTGCTGGCGGAACGTGCCGGTGTTCCAAGCGGTCTTTTCAGTGTCATCCCCTCGACGTCCAGTTCCAAAATCGGGCAGGAATTCTGTGCGAACGAGAAAATCAGGAAGCTGACCTTTACGGGATCAACCGAGGTTGGCCGTATCCTGATGCGGCAGTCGGCCGACCAGATTATGAAAACGTCGATGGAGCTGGGCGGCAATGCCCCCTTTATCGTTTTCGATGATGCGGATCTCGACGCCGCCGTCGAGGGTGCGATGATATCCAAATATCGCAACAATGGTCAGACATGCGTTTGCGCGAACCGTATTTATGTCCAGGCAGGTGTCTATGAGGCGTTCGCCGAAAAACTGGTGACTGCCGTAGAGAAAATAAAAGTCGGAGATGGCTACACGGAGGGCGTGACAGCCGGGCCTCTTATTGATGAGGCCGCCCTCGTCAAGGTTCGGGCTTTGGTGGCAGACGCTGCGTCCAAAGGGGCCCGGATTGTCACCGGCGGCGCCCGGCACGCATTGGGTGGTACCTTCTATCAACCAACGGTACTGACCAATATTACCCCTGATATGGCGCTGGCTCAGGAAGAAATTTTCGGGCCCGTTGCGCCGCTGTTCAAATTCGACACTGTTGAGGATGTGATCAATCAGGCGAACGACACAATTTTCGGTCTTGCCTCGTATTTCTACGCACGCGACCTGTCGAAAGTCTGGCAGGTTGCCGAAGCGCTTGAATATGGCATGGTGGGTGTCAATACAGGCCTTATATCAACCGAAGTCGCCCCTTTTGGGGGCGTGAAGCAATCAGGACAGGGGCGTGAAGGATCAAAATACGGCACCGAAGACTATCTTGAGATGAAATATATATGCATGGGAGATATATGA
- a CDS encoding efflux RND transporter periplasmic adaptor subunit → MRFITIALKVVIPLVILLLGAGILYYLVATKPVIEPEIAGERIWPVDTLAVQHKDQSINLLLFGTLVAARDVELRSLVGGEVIDVSPNFREGGILDQGELLIAVDPFDFQASLDENQAGLLEAKSRLNELVATRKSEKTALVRDSEVLEREMRNVERSNSLSKRGNISEKALDDAKSALTRQKQTVELRQAQLDILEARIGQQQAVIDRLDVGVRRAERDLKNTELRAPFRGYLAEVNAEYGKNIDAKDKVARLIDASQLEARFLLSDSQYGLLLANTAGIIGRPVTVRWSSGETEVSYVGTVSRLSSEISFNSGGVEVYAVLEGNDNLDLLRPGAFVEIILKGNTYDDVIKVPEYSVFDDDTVYVAKEGKIEPREIVVIAKNGGDYFIRGNLSDEERLIITRFPEIGPNLRVEVR, encoded by the coding sequence ATGCGGTTTATAACAATTGCTCTCAAGGTGGTTATCCCGCTAGTAATTCTGCTGCTTGGTGCGGGAATTTTATATTATCTGGTGGCGACGAAGCCGGTCATTGAACCGGAAATCGCCGGGGAGAGAATATGGCCGGTAGACACTCTTGCCGTTCAGCATAAGGACCAGTCCATAAACCTGTTGCTGTTTGGCACCCTGGTTGCCGCGCGCGATGTCGAATTGCGATCCCTCGTCGGCGGCGAGGTTATTGATGTCAGCCCAAATTTCCGTGAAGGCGGCATACTGGATCAGGGGGAATTGCTCATCGCTGTCGATCCGTTTGATTTTCAGGCAAGCCTGGATGAAAACCAGGCCGGATTGCTGGAAGCGAAATCCCGGCTGAACGAGCTTGTTGCCACGCGAAAATCGGAAAAAACGGCCCTTGTCCGCGATAGTGAGGTGCTGGAACGTGAGATGCGCAACGTCGAGCGGTCCAATAGTCTTTCCAAGCGCGGCAATATCTCGGAAAAAGCACTGGATGATGCCAAATCCGCCCTGACACGGCAAAAACAGACCGTTGAATTGCGTCAGGCCCAGCTGGATATTCTTGAGGCACGCATCGGCCAGCAACAGGCTGTCATAGACCGCCTGGATGTTGGTGTCCGCCGGGCTGAAAGAGATCTCAAAAATACGGAGTTACGTGCCCCGTTTCGGGGCTATCTGGCAGAGGTTAATGCGGAATATGGAAAGAACATTGATGCCAAGGACAAGGTTGCCCGTCTTATAGATGCCTCTCAACTGGAAGCACGGTTTTTACTATCCGACAGCCAGTACGGCCTGTTGCTGGCCAATACAGCAGGCATTATCGGCCGTCCGGTCACGGTGCGCTGGTCCTCCGGTGAAACAGAGGTTTCCTATGTGGGGACGGTGTCCCGGCTGAGCTCGGAGATCAGTTTCAATTCGGGCGGGGTTGAGGTTTACGCGGTTCTGGAGGGAAATGATAATCTCGATCTGCTGCGGCCCGGCGCCTTCGTCGAGATCATCCTGAAGGGCAATACATATGACGATGTCATCAAGGTGCCGGAATATAGTGTCTTTGACGATGACACGGTTTACGTGGCGAAGGAGGGGAAAATCGAGCCGCGGGAAATTGTCGTCATTGCCAAGAACGGCGGGGACTATTTTATCCGCGGGAACCTGAGCGATGAAGAACGCCTCATCATAACGCGATTCCCCGAAATCGGGCCAAATCTCAGGGTAGAGGTTCGATAA
- a CDS encoding 4-aminobutyrate--2-oxoglutarate transaminase yields the protein MLTNEAVLTRKNNAIARGVGMMTEIFADRAENSELWDIQGNRFIDFAAGIAVVNTGHRHPRVIEAVKAQLDRFTHTCHQVVPYENYVSLAERLNDLVPGDFPKKTVFVTTGAEAVENSVKIARAATGRSAVIAFTGGFHGRTFMGMSLTGKVFPYKAGFGPMPGDVYHAPFPVELHGVSSDMSLAALDKLFKADVEPARVAAIIIEPVQGEGGFYEASTSFLKSLREICDTHGILLIADEVQTGFARTGKVFAMEHHGVAADLTTMAKGLAGGFPLAAVTGKADIMDAANPGGLGGTYGGSPVGIAAAHAVLDVIEEEELCARAVLLGSRLTQRLQGLVGHIPEISDIRGPGFMNAIEFKQIGSGLPNPEFTNMVRQQAYKRGLLLLSCGIHANVIRFLAPLTIENSIFQEALDILEMSLKDAHASAGAG from the coding sequence ATGTTAACGAATGAAGCGGTTCTAACACGAAAAAACAACGCCATCGCCCGCGGTGTTGGCATGATGACGGAAATTTTTGCGGACAGAGCCGAGAACTCCGAGCTTTGGGATATCCAGGGCAATCGATTTATCGATTTTGCGGCCGGCATTGCCGTCGTCAATACCGGTCATCGGCATCCACGGGTCATTGAAGCCGTCAAAGCCCAGCTGGATCGCTTCACCCATACCTGCCATCAAGTTGTTCCCTATGAAAATTATGTGTCACTGGCGGAACGGCTGAATGATTTGGTCCCCGGTGATTTCCCTAAAAAAACAGTTTTTGTCACAACCGGGGCAGAAGCCGTCGAAAATTCCGTTAAAATTGCCCGCGCGGCAACCGGCCGCTCCGCCGTTATCGCCTTTACCGGCGGCTTTCATGGCCGGACCTTTATGGGCATGTCTCTCACCGGTAAGGTGTTCCCGTACAAAGCTGGCTTTGGCCCCATGCCAGGGGACGTATATCACGCCCCGTTTCCCGTAGAATTGCACGGCGTGTCGTCCGATATGTCTCTGGCAGCGCTGGACAAGCTGTTTAAGGCTGATGTTGAACCCGCCCGCGTTGCGGCGATTATCATTGAACCCGTACAGGGTGAAGGTGGTTTCTATGAAGCATCGACATCGTTTTTGAAATCCTTGCGCGAGATTTGCGATACTCACGGCATTTTGCTGATCGCCGATGAGGTACAAACCGGGTTCGCGAGAACCGGGAAAGTTTTTGCCATGGAACATCATGGCGTGGCGGCAGATCTGACAACAATGGCAAAAGGCCTTGCCGGTGGTTTTCCACTGGCCGCGGTCACAGGCAAGGCGGACATCATGGATGCTGCTAATCCGGGGGGGCTTGGCGGCACTTATGGCGGCAGCCCCGTCGGCATCGCTGCGGCCCATGCTGTTCTTGACGTGATCGAGGAGGAGGAATTATGCGCCAGGGCCGTCCTGCTTGGATCCCGGTTGACGCAAAGGCTTCAGGGATTGGTTGGCCATATCCCGGAAATTTCCGATATCCGCGGACCCGGTTTCATGAACGCAATTGAATTCAAGCAGATCGGTTCGGGCCTGCCAAACCCCGAATTTACAAATATGGTTCGTCAACAGGCCTACAAGAGGGGGTTGCTGTTATTGTCCTGCGGAATACATGCCAATGTCATTCGATTCCTGGCACCCCTTACCATCGAGAATTCGATTTTTCAGGAGGCGCTCGACATCCTTGAAATGTCCCTCAAGGATGCGCATGCATCGGCGGGGGCAGGCTGA
- a CDS encoding efflux RND transporter permease subunit gives MDLPGLVRIFVRHRNAANLLMIMMIVIGIASIFRLNTQFFPDFGTEVVTATIVWPGASADDVDTNITTAILPEVRFLSGVKRVTSYSVEGSSTVVVEFEPGSDMQAALSEVEQGITQITTFPETSETPIINRVIIYDPIARLSVSGPYSEAALKQIAKTMRDDLLDLGIDKITLFGTRDEEIWVDVNRRELRRMNMSLNDVARVIQSNSKDVPLGTLAGGFERQLRSLEQKNDAKSVGELEIKSLENGQKIYLRDIANVQDQFTEKGKTGLQKGGSQAVEIQIQRAQSTDALQAAKIVDDYFAQEKGRWPADLQIKKYDVQAGLIEDRIRLLITNGASGLILVLIVLFIFLNVRVAFWVAAGIPVAIFATAGVMLITGQSINMISLFAIIMSLGIIVDDAIVVGEHASHLRSTGLSAADAAEKGALRMLAPVFASSLTTIAAFLPIFMIGDIIGQIIGAIPAVVVSVLVASLIECFLILPGHMKQALQYQAGTDSRMRQWFDAKFRYFQTHLFKRIVSIAVGWRYATLAAAVAMLIISIGFMAGGRLAFNFFPTPEADVINANVVFAPGISRDRTEVMVAELDRSLYATEEALTDGQGGLIENAIGKIGVSIGDAFSSVAGDNRGGMTVELVSADFRDIRTADFIKAWREEIRELPGLQRIALTERIGGPPGRELDIRLKGDNVDGLKAASLEVKALLAQYRGISDIEDDLPIGKQEIILELTPRGRALGFTTEDISSQVRAGFEGIIAKRFARGDEEVTVRVQLPRDQVSVSALRNFYVKSPGGIDVPLSEVVAERSQVGFARIKREDGVREVAVTAEVDENLTSSDQVLDVIAEDGLDAIAQKYGLKYRFAGKSEEQADTLADMEFGAMIGLSAIYLVLAWVFSSYWRPIVVMAIIPFGVVGAIFGHYLLGFNLTILSLIALLGLSGILVNNSIILVSIIDERLKNGERYREAVINGTCDRLRAVLLTSLTTIGGLTPLLFETSLQAQFLIPMAITLVFGLMASTVLVLFVVPSLLIMQQDFGHIFGWFKKLYFPTSGGPDPNAARND, from the coding sequence ATGGATTTACCCGGTCTCGTCAGGATATTTGTCCGCCACAGGAATGCTGCAAATTTGCTGATGATCATGATGATTGTCATTGGAATAGCGTCAATCTTCCGTCTCAATACACAGTTTTTCCCGGATTTCGGGACGGAAGTCGTCACGGCGACAATTGTCTGGCCGGGCGCCAGTGCTGATGATGTCGATACCAATATCACCACGGCAATCCTGCCGGAGGTACGGTTTTTAAGCGGTGTCAAGCGGGTCACATCCTATTCGGTGGAGGGCAGCAGCACGGTCGTTGTCGAGTTCGAACCGGGCAGCGACATGCAGGCGGCTCTTTCCGAGGTGGAACAGGGCATTACCCAGATAACGACCTTTCCGGAAACATCGGAAACGCCCATAATAAACCGGGTCATCATCTATGATCCCATTGCCCGCCTGTCTGTTTCGGGCCCCTATTCGGAAGCTGCCCTCAAACAAATTGCGAAAACAATGCGCGACGATCTTCTGGATCTCGGCATTGACAAGATCACGTTGTTCGGAACACGTGACGAGGAAATCTGGGTTGATGTGAACCGCCGGGAATTGCGGCGCATGAACATGTCGTTGAATGATGTTGCGCGGGTTATTCAATCGAATTCCAAGGATGTTCCCTTGGGGACCCTCGCCGGCGGCTTTGAACGTCAACTGCGATCTCTGGAACAGAAAAACGACGCCAAATCGGTTGGCGAACTGGAAATAAAATCGCTGGAAAACGGCCAGAAAATCTATTTGCGTGATATTGCCAATGTTCAGGATCAATTTACGGAAAAAGGGAAAACCGGGCTGCAAAAAGGGGGTAGCCAGGCCGTCGAGATACAAATTCAGCGCGCCCAGTCCACGGACGCCTTGCAGGCTGCAAAAATCGTTGACGATTATTTCGCTCAGGAAAAAGGCCGCTGGCCGGCAGATCTGCAAATCAAGAAATATGATGTTCAGGCAGGGCTGATCGAAGATCGCATTCGGTTGCTGATTACCAACGGCGCAAGCGGGTTGATTCTCGTCCTGATCGTCCTCTTTATCTTTTTGAATGTGCGAGTCGCCTTTTGGGTCGCCGCCGGTATTCCGGTGGCAATTTTTGCGACGGCGGGCGTGATGTTGATAACCGGGCAATCCATAAACATGATCAGCCTGTTCGCGATCATCATGTCGCTGGGAATTATCGTCGATGACGCCATTGTTGTCGGCGAACATGCGTCCCATTTACGCTCTACGGGGTTGAGCGCTGCAGACGCCGCTGAAAAAGGGGCATTGCGGATGTTGGCGCCGGTTTTCGCCTCCAGCCTGACAACCATTGCCGCCTTCCTGCCGATCTTCATGATCGGTGATATCATCGGCCAGATCATTGGCGCCATCCCGGCGGTTGTGGTCTCTGTGCTGGTGGCCAGCCTGATTGAATGCTTTCTTATTCTGCCGGGCCATATGAAACAGGCCCTGCAATACCAGGCTGGAACTGACAGCCGGATGCGGCAATGGTTTGACGCAAAGTTTCGCTATTTCCAGACCCATCTTTTCAAGCGTATCGTCAGCATCGCCGTTGGCTGGCGATATGCCACCCTGGCCGCCGCCGTGGCCATGTTGATTATTTCCATAGGTTTCATGGCAGGAGGCCGGCTTGCCTTCAACTTTTTCCCGACACCCGAAGCCGATGTGATCAATGCGAATGTGGTGTTTGCCCCCGGGATTTCACGGGATCGCACAGAGGTCATGGTCGCGGAACTGGATCGTTCGCTTTATGCAACGGAAGAGGCGCTAACCGATGGACAGGGCGGCTTGATCGAAAACGCCATCGGCAAAATCGGCGTCAGTATCGGCGATGCCTTTAGTTCTGTCGCCGGAGATAACCGGGGCGGCATGACGGTCGAGCTTGTATCCGCGGATTTCAGGGACATTCGGACCGCCGATTTTATCAAGGCCTGGCGCGAGGAAATCCGTGAGCTGCCGGGATTACAGCGCATAGCATTGACAGAACGGATCGGCGGCCCGCCGGGCCGGGAGCTGGATATTCGCCTGAAAGGGGATAATGTTGATGGCTTGAAGGCGGCGTCCCTGGAGGTGAAGGCCCTCCTCGCCCAATATCGTGGAATCTCCGATATCGAGGATGACTTGCCCATCGGGAAACAGGAAATCATTCTGGAATTAACCCCGCGCGGCCGGGCGCTCGGCTTTACAACGGAGGATATCTCCTCTCAGGTCCGCGCCGGCTTTGAAGGGATTATCGCCAAGAGATTTGCCCGTGGGGATGAGGAAGTTACCGTAAGAGTGCAGCTGCCGCGGGATCAGGTCTCCGTCAGTGCGCTGCGAAATTTTTATGTTAAAAGCCCCGGCGGAATTGATGTGCCTTTGTCCGAAGTCGTTGCCGAAAGAAGCCAGGTCGGATTCGCCCGCATTAAAAGAGAGGACGGCGTCCGTGAAGTGGCGGTAACGGCTGAAGTGGACGAGAATTTGACGTCTTCTGATCAGGTTCTGGATGTCATCGCCGAGGATGGACTGGACGCGATCGCGCAAAAATACGGGTTGAAATACCGCTTCGCCGGCAAATCGGAGGAACAAGCGGACACATTGGCGGATATGGAGTTTGGTGCCATGATCGGACTGTCCGCAATCTATCTGGTGCTGGCCTGGGTATTTTCGTCCTATTGGCGCCCCATCGTCGTTATGGCGATCATCCCCTTCGGTGTTGTCGGGGCGATTTTCGGGCATTATTTACTGGGTTTCAACCTGACGATCTTATCACTGATCGCCTTGCTCGGCCTCTCCGGAATATTGGTTAATAATTCGATCATTCTTGTCAGTATCATTGATGAAAGACTGAAAAATGGAGAACGCTACAGGGAGGCGGTCATTAACGGTACCTGCGACCGGTTGCGTGCTGTCCTGTTGACGTCGCTCACGACAATCGGCGGGCTGACACCATTGCTATTTGAAACCAGCCTGCAGGCCCAGTTCCTCATCCCCATGGCCATTACATTGGTGTTTGGATTGATGGCATCAACGGTTCTGGTGCTGTTCGTGGTTCCGTCCCTGCTCATCATGCAACAGGATTTCGGTCATATTTTCGGATGGTTCAAAAAACTGTATTTTCCGACCTCAGGAGGTCCGGATCCTAACGCTGCCAGAAACGACTAG